The DNA sequence atttttaccattatccaacgAAGGAAAAAacgatattttaattcaaattactCATGCCAATCATATAAAGATAGTGAAGTTGAAGAAGAATGGCTTACAactgaattttaaaaatgacaTAAACTTAGTTACAAGTAGAGGTATCAATTTGGTCAAGCCTATAGGGCTTGGCCCTAGCCTATGTGGGTTGGGGCCAAAAAAGCCCAAATCGAAAAAAACCCGTATCAAAGAAGCTCACAAGGCCAAAACTCCCATAAAAGCCCTGTGGATCAGGGCCAACCCATGGGCTTTCCTCTTCAACATGAAAAATGTGAGAccccttttaatttttaatatatgtccTAAAAGAGGGGTTGGGCCTGACCTTTTCAAGGGCCCAAGACCAGCCCACTATGGACCCCCAAGACCCCCTCATAGACCCTCACTCTTCATTCTGTCTCACTTTGCAGAAAACAATTTCTCTTCCCTTCCTCAAACTATAGAGCAGCAGCTCTACTAAGGCACAAGTTTTTGCCTCCTCAAGTTAGCGAATCTTCTTTGTTCAGAGTTTCCTGAACTTGTATCTCCAAGTAAGTAGACCCCAACCTTCTTTTTCCAACTGTCTTGTGGTGGTTCTACCTAGGGTTTATCCTAATAACCCTCTTGTATTTTTGTGTGCCAATATTTCCAGCTCCTTAATATGTTTCTAGAGTTGTGGTGCTCTCCTTGGGGTACTATTTTGTTTGGCTAAGCTTGagtaaggtaagggaagctagggtttcactttttgttgttgttttgtttgttcTTGGTTTGTTTGGCTAAGTTTGATTAGTGTTTTATGGAATATGAGACAAGATTGGGAAAAACGttagtttttggtatatttctgagttaggggttcaaatattcatgaaactgtgatatttGACATTATTTCTCGTATTCTTGAACCATCGGGCAGTCGCTAGGCGAGTGACTTGGTCGTTGGGCGACTgtgtatttttctgatatgcatagttttagtaaaattgactttcccgactcattaaccgttggattgagctcaaattttgacatttggttcataacatgctattttatggtttgactgGTTGGATCGTTGATTAGATGTttgtagcttgagaaatgtgtcacgcattactgcagTGATTTTGGtgttgtgataataaattttcttaggaattttgatgtaagaattatggttgtgtgttgtgcttgaGTGCATGGAATTACAAgtacttaaatgttggcactcatttatttgggatgaatactattttgtgatatatgtatgtcatggtatgcatttataaagtatgagattaaatgaaatcttgttatgttgagtatgaaatggaaaacatgacttgtttgattggtggtggtttggcatgagacttgaatgattgagatggcatgtggaaattgttggtaaaagagtttcaagggaaactcttgATGATGGTGGTTAGTGAATACCTTGAtgtaggagatgtctagataaaggaaggtatcctgacctctaaaaattattcacgctcacatagagtagaataatttatgtggtgagagtggcaagAGGTCCTAATCTTGGGACATATTGGGCCcaagacattagaggattaaccctgtgttggttgggtgataaccccttgcgtctaGACTCTATAGAGTTTAGAAGCCAACACAGGctcatacttcctttagaattctatatcaagagtatgatccggatattgagtcatAGAGTCTTGAAATTGTTTGCTTTCACATGATTTGGGTGCCTACTGCTTTGTCTGTGCATAATATGATCTGACTATTTATTTGCTTtataacatgattaaaataatttttgctctagcttaccctttcttttgGTGTATGTTTCTTTGCTTGGTTTCTcatttttgcaatgatcaccaatttattggtgtgagcagatgtggaaaccCCTGGAGGTACTCAGAGTGGTAGAGATGATGTTGTGTAGAGTGGTCCCCATGGTCTGGGTTGTGGCTCACAGTTGAGCCCTTTTGAAGAACTCTTAGTTTGTTTTAAATTCCTTGCTCCCTGAGCAATCCTTTTGCAAAACAATAGTACTCTTGTGTTATGTTTTATGGCATTGTGGTATGCCTAAACTTTCATTCCAAGTATATTATGGATAACTGTAATAGTTAGTACATGTATGCTTCATGTCATGtgctcttttatattataattatgtgattcttaattttagtatattacTCTATTagaaatgggatgtcacaaaaaatatattattttttaaaatatattattatctatgGGATGGACTCAATGACCCGGACAAGCACGACAACCCGAATAGGGCCAATGACCTGAACCTGCCCAATGATCTCGACAAGCACAATGACCCGGACGGATTCAACGAATCGAACGAGTCCGATGACCCTAACGGGTCCGACGACTCGAACATGCCCGACGATCCAAACGGGTCCAAGGATCTGACCGTGCTCGACTATCCGGTCGGGCCCGATGATTCGGACGGGCCAAACGACCTGAAGCTGCACGACAGCACGGACGAGCCTGAAAATTCAAACTGGGTCGACGATTTGGATGGGCCAAACGAACTGGATAAGCGTGACGACCCGAACGACCCCGACAAACTAGACAGGCCCAACAACCTGGACAAGTGTGACGActcggacgggcccgacgaaccAAATAGGCCTGATGACCAAGATGAGTCGGACGACCAGAACAGACCCAACGAGTCGAACGGGCCAAAAGATTCGAACGGGTCAAATGACCTGGATCAGCCGTCTGGTCAGGCAAAACGACCCGGACAAGCATAACGACCCAAATGAACCCGACGAACTAGACGGACCCAATGACCAAGAGGAGTCTGACAAACCCGATGGGCCTGATGACCAAGATGAGTCTGACGACCAGAATAGGTCAAACGAtccggacgggcccaacgaaCTTGACTTGTTCGAGTCGTCGGACCtgtctggatcgtcgggcccgtcaGGGTCGTTGGGGTCGTCCGACCCGTCCAAATCGTTTTGTTTGTCCGTGTCGTCAGGCTTGTCCAAATCGTTAGGCTTGTCCGAATCATTAGGCTCGTCCATGTCGTCATGCTTATCTAGATCATCAggcccgttcgagtcgtcgggTATGTTCGGGTTTTCGGGCTCATCCATGTCGTTGAGCCCGTCTGAATCGTCAAGGTCGTCCGGGTCATCGTGCTTGTCCGAGTCACCAAGCCTGTCTGTGTCATTAGGCACATCTAGGTCTTCAGACCCGTCCAGTTTGTTGGGCtggttcgggtcttcgggcccgtttgggtcgtcaggctcgtcttGGGCTTCAGACTTGTCCGGGTGATCAGACCTGTTTGGCTCGTCAAGCTTGTCTGGGTCTTCGGACCCGTCCAAGTCACTCGGGTTGATCTTTGACTCTTgcttaatgtagtattatttgaAGGGCCTAACCTACCTTAGTTCTAGCCCTAATCCACTAGAGATGGGGCTTTGGGAGCTGGGACTTTTTTTTGGCCCCCTCATTTGGAATCCCCTAAAAGGAGACTTTATGAAGAATGGATTAAGGCTAGCCCATGGACTAGTGgtcaaattgacacctctaattACAAGCCACTTTTGAAGGTTGGGGTTCCAATAATGTTTGTGAGAAACATCGATCAAAGTGATGGTTTATGCAATGCCACCGAATTGGTTGAGAACGAGCTTGGTAGAAATATAATTGAAGCAATAGTTTTAGCCAAAATTTAAAAtggagaaaaatatatattccaaTGATGAATCTTATACTTTCTGATTTAGGGCAGTccttcaaatttaaaagaagaaaatttcttatttctttatgttttgcaatagttatatattaataaaagttaaaaagaaacaTTGTCTCATGTTGCTCTGTTTCTTTAAAGACCGATGTTTATCCATGACCAACTAGCTTTGTCCAGAGTAAAATTAGAGAAAAGTTTAAGAATATTTATTctagatgaaaataataaaccataTAACATGACAACGAATGTTTTCtatcaataaattttgacaatatttaatttgaagaaatatCATCGTACGAATATTACCATATTGACTAAACAacatatttattacattattttattacagaCACtcatgttataaatatttaaaactttatcaTACTTCTTTTATAAAGATTTATATATGATAAGAAATTACAATTGGAGAAgtgtgaaaaaaagaagatatatCGTTATGAAGTACTTTTAGATTGATTACCGTCTGAATGGTATGCATGCATTTTATActat is a window from the Vigna unguiculata cultivar IT97K-499-35 chromosome 7, ASM411807v1, whole genome shotgun sequence genome containing:
- the LOC114191233 gene encoding acidic repeat-containing protein-like translates to MTEDEIVACDINCPVEAKWDESQSNRDQESKINPSDLDGSEDPDKLDEPNRSDHPDKSEAQDEPDDPNGPEDPNQPNKLDGSEDLDVPNDTDRLGDSDKHDDPDDLDDSDGLNDMDEPENPNIPDDSNGPDDLDKHDDMDEPNDSDKPNDLDKPDDTDKQNDLDGSDDPNDPDGPDDPDRPIGFVRLLLVIGSV